In Planctomycetaceae bacterium, a single window of DNA contains:
- a CDS encoding GH116 family glycosyl-hydrolase, which produces MGAAKWPVLTAYDQDHLAHAAMPLGGIGTGTVSLGGRGDLRDWEIVNRPAKGFTPRDCFFVLRTESGGKTDLRALEGLIEPEFYEGRDGCRAANHGLPRFRKASFACAYPLGQVTLSDPAVPLKVRLEAFNPLVPADADASGIPAAVLRFVLTNPTGKAVKATVAASLLNFIGADGRNGTIGWADIPHVTAACKQNRNRFRTGGGVQGLYMDSRGVEASSEQWGTMALATTASAGVSYTLGRQGLNDFWTDLRDDGRLTNQPSRGDTPIGALAVSLTVPPGSEKGVTFLLTWRYPNRMGWGIGNNDGGNVGNYYAVQYKDAWDAAVKTAAALPDLERRTVDFVTALCNTPVPPEVKEAALYNISTLRTQTSMRTPDGRLFGWEGCCDRVGCCQGSCTHVWNYEHVTGFLFGDLAWTMREVEFVHMTRDDGFMNFRTPLPLTFPVQWGVAAADGQMGALMRLYRDWQLSGDDSRLKELWPKARKALEFAWQEKGWDPNKDGVMEGAQHHTLDIEYFGPNPLTGVWYLGALRACEEIARYLGEADFAASCADLFARGSSWLDKNLFNGEYYEHKVVPPGRLENTIPGLIWNRKRTDLRNPGGQLGKGCLCDQLVGQYTAHVCGLGYLLNKANVRKTYASLMKHNFREDFFEHLNVSRGFALNGDKGLLMCTYPRGEQPKDFSGCYTECMTGFEYSAAIGMLQEGLTAQGLKCIKAIRDRYDGRTRSPFNEAECGHHYARAMAAWAALTTLTGFAYSGVTGTMTFGAIEGTSLWSNGYAWGTCTQKRSGKGVKVELKVLGGTLKLKTLKITGMGEFARRESRDLQSGQTYGVRQP; this is translated from the coding sequence ATGGGTGCAGCGAAATGGCCGGTGTTGACGGCGTACGATCAGGATCATCTCGCCCACGCGGCGATGCCGCTGGGCGGTATCGGCACCGGGACGGTTTCGCTGGGCGGGCGGGGCGACCTGCGCGACTGGGAAATCGTCAACCGCCCGGCCAAGGGGTTCACCCCGCGCGACTGCTTCTTTGTCCTGCGAACCGAAAGTGGCGGCAAGACCGACCTGCGGGCACTCGAGGGTTTGATCGAGCCGGAGTTCTACGAAGGCCGCGACGGCTGCCGTGCCGCTAACCACGGCCTGCCGCGATTCCGCAAAGCCTCCTTCGCCTGCGCGTATCCGCTGGGGCAGGTGACGTTGTCCGACCCGGCCGTGCCGCTCAAGGTGCGCCTCGAAGCGTTCAACCCGCTCGTGCCCGCCGACGCTGACGCCAGCGGCATTCCCGCGGCCGTGCTGCGATTCGTGCTGACCAATCCTACCGGCAAGGCCGTCAAGGCGACCGTCGCCGCCAGCCTCCTCAACTTCATCGGCGCCGATGGGCGTAACGGCACGATCGGCTGGGCGGACATCCCGCACGTGACGGCCGCGTGCAAACAGAACCGCAATCGCTTCCGCACCGGCGGTGGGGTGCAGGGGCTGTACATGGACAGCCGCGGCGTCGAGGCCTCGTCCGAGCAGTGGGGCACGATGGCCCTGGCGACCACAGCTTCGGCCGGCGTGAGCTACACGCTGGGGCGGCAGGGGCTCAATGACTTCTGGACGGACCTGCGCGATGACGGCAGACTGACCAACCAGCCCAGCCGCGGCGATACGCCCATCGGCGCCTTGGCCGTTTCGCTGACCGTTCCTCCTGGCAGCGAGAAGGGCGTCACGTTCCTGCTGACATGGCGGTACCCGAACCGCATGGGCTGGGGCATCGGCAATAACGACGGGGGCAATGTCGGCAACTACTACGCCGTGCAATATAAGGATGCGTGGGACGCTGCCGTGAAGACGGCCGCGGCCTTGCCGGATCTGGAGCGGCGGACGGTCGACTTCGTAACGGCCTTGTGCAATACGCCTGTGCCGCCCGAGGTGAAGGAAGCGGCGCTATACAACATCAGCACGCTTCGCACGCAGACGAGCATGCGCACGCCGGACGGGCGGCTGTTCGGCTGGGAGGGCTGCTGCGACCGCGTGGGCTGCTGTCAGGGCTCGTGTACGCACGTGTGGAACTACGAGCACGTCACGGGGTTCCTGTTCGGCGATTTGGCCTGGACGATGCGCGAGGTCGAGTTCGTCCACATGACGCGCGACGACGGGTTCATGAACTTCCGCACGCCGCTGCCGCTGACGTTCCCGGTGCAGTGGGGCGTGGCTGCCGCCGACGGGCAGATGGGCGCCCTGATGCGCCTCTACCGCGACTGGCAGCTTTCCGGCGACGACTCGCGCCTGAAGGAACTCTGGCCCAAGGCCCGCAAGGCGCTGGAGTTCGCCTGGCAGGAAAAGGGCTGGGACCCGAACAAGGACGGCGTGATGGAAGGCGCGCAGCACCACACGCTGGACATCGAGTACTTCGGGCCAAACCCGCTGACCGGCGTGTGGTACCTCGGCGCCCTGCGGGCGTGCGAGGAAATAGCCCGCTATCTCGGCGAGGCCGACTTCGCCGCCTCGTGCGCCGACCTGTTCGCCCGCGGCAGTAGCTGGCTGGACAAGAACCTCTTTAACGGCGAGTACTACGAGCACAAGGTCGTCCCGCCCGGGCGGCTGGAGAACACGATCCCGGGTCTGATCTGGAACCGCAAGCGCACGGACCTGCGCAACCCCGGCGGCCAACTCGGCAAGGGCTGCCTGTGCGACCAGCTCGTCGGCCAGTACACCGCCCACGTGTGCGGCCTGGGATACCTGCTCAACAAGGCCAACGTTCGCAAGACGTACGCCAGCCTGATGAAGCACAACTTCCGTGAGGACTTCTTCGAGCATCTCAACGTCTCGCGCGGGTTCGCCCTCAACGGCGACAAGGGCCTGTTGATGTGTACCTATCCGCGCGGCGAACAACCGAAAGACTTCAGCGGATGCTACACCGAATGCATGACCGGCTTCGAGTATTCCGCCGCCATCGGCATGCTGCAGGAAGGGCTCACCGCACAGGGTCTCAAGTGCATCAAGGCGATCCGCGACCGCTACGACGGCCGCACGCGCAGCCCGTTTAACGAGGCCGAGTGCGGCCACCACTACGCCCGGGCGATGGCCGCCTGGGCGGCGCTGACGACGCTGACGGGCTTTGCCTACTCGGGCGTGACGGGCACGATGACCTTCGGCGCGATCGAGGGTACGAGCCTCTGGTCCAACGGTTATGCCTGGGGCACATGCACCCAGAAACGGTCCGGCAAGGGCGTGAAAGTCGAGTTGAAAGTGCTGGGGGGAACGCTGAAGCTCAAGACGCTGAAGATCACAGGCATGGGCGAGTTTGCGCGACGCGAGTCGCGCGACCTTCAAAGCGGCCAGACATATGGAGTGCGGCAGCCATAG
- a CDS encoding GH116 family glycosyl-hydrolase, whose product MHKPKFNPNWPVLKTYDEAHQFRIAMPLGGIGTGTVSLGGRGDLRDWELTNRPGKGFRPFTHYFVTYPLFLLRAQTTDGKAVTRLLEGPIDPAEYESASGCTAANHGYPRFAHSTFAAAYPLAQVALADESIPLQVRLESFNPLVPCDADASGIPVAVMRYVLTNPTGKPIKASLCGVMINYIGLDKSGGATKGNRNRFRKSKAVRGIFMDSQGIDPADERWGTMALTTTAGGDLSYWLSESDPLKGNYVLKFWEDFKNDGRLDNPEPGNVEGPMGALAVPLTVPAKSTREVTFLITWHYPNRQTWTPCKEGACSCGNTIGNYYTEQYKDAWDAAEKTARALPALERDTVQFVRTFCDSDLPATVKEAALFNLSTLRSQTTFRTPDGRLYGFEGCSDACGCCHGSCTHVWNYELATPLLFGGLAATMRDVEFAHATNADGLMSFRVNLPLQRATETAWGAADGQMGCIMKMYRDWQLSGDDAMLNRLWPKVKKALEFCWLPGGWDADKDGVMEGSQHNTMDCEYFGPNPQMGLWYLGALRAGEEMARRVGDEAFAATCGDLFTRGSRWIDANLFNGEYYIHEIRVPKKPEDVRAGTGGFPGVKKPDELTRQLGEGCLVDQLVGQFMAHVCGLGYLVKPAHIRKTLASILKYNRRDSFRDHFNCMRGYVVGDEAAMLMAAYPYSRPTQPFPYFTEVMTGFEYVAAINMIQEGMTAKGLQCIQDIRDRYDGRKRSPFDEAECGHHYARAMASWAAVPALTGFLYSAITGKMTFAAKAGQHFWSTGYAWGRCAISRKRGAMTVELKVLGGKLKLKALELMGLGEVSFKTLRDLRAGKTIKANYGVRQP is encoded by the coding sequence ATGCATAAACCGAAGTTCAATCCGAATTGGCCCGTACTCAAGACCTACGACGAGGCGCACCAGTTCCGCATCGCCATGCCGCTGGGCGGCATCGGCACGGGCACCGTGTCGTTGGGCGGGCGCGGCGATCTGCGCGACTGGGAACTCACCAACCGACCCGGTAAGGGCTTTCGCCCGTTCACGCATTACTTCGTGACGTACCCGCTATTTCTGCTGCGGGCGCAAACCACCGATGGCAAGGCCGTCACGCGGCTGCTCGAAGGACCCATCGACCCGGCCGAATACGAGAGCGCCTCGGGCTGCACGGCCGCCAATCACGGCTACCCGCGCTTCGCCCACAGCACGTTCGCGGCTGCGTACCCCTTGGCGCAGGTCGCGCTGGCTGACGAGTCCATACCGCTGCAGGTGCGGCTGGAGTCGTTCAATCCGCTGGTGCCCTGCGACGCCGACGCCAGCGGGATCCCCGTGGCCGTCATGCGCTACGTGCTGACCAATCCGACTGGCAAGCCCATCAAGGCCTCGCTCTGCGGCGTGATGATCAACTACATCGGGCTGGACAAATCCGGCGGTGCGACCAAGGGCAACCGCAATCGCTTCCGCAAGAGCAAGGCCGTGCGCGGGATCTTCATGGACTCGCAAGGCATCGATCCCGCCGACGAGCGGTGGGGCACGATGGCCCTGACGACGACGGCCGGCGGCGACCTGAGCTACTGGCTCAGCGAGTCCGACCCGCTCAAGGGCAACTATGTCCTGAAGTTCTGGGAAGATTTCAAAAACGACGGGCGGCTGGACAACCCCGAACCGGGCAACGTCGAAGGGCCGATGGGCGCCCTGGCCGTGCCACTGACCGTGCCGGCCAAGTCCACCCGCGAGGTGACGTTCCTGATCACCTGGCACTATCCCAACCGCCAGACGTGGACGCCCTGCAAGGAAGGCGCGTGCTCCTGCGGAAACACCATCGGCAACTATTACACCGAGCAATACAAGGACGCGTGGGACGCCGCCGAGAAGACCGCCCGCGCCCTGCCGGCCCTCGAGCGCGACACGGTGCAGTTCGTGCGGACCTTCTGCGACAGCGATCTGCCGGCCACTGTGAAAGAGGCCGCCCTGTTCAACCTCAGCACGCTTCGCAGCCAGACGACTTTCCGCACGCCGGACGGGCGGCTATACGGCTTCGAGGGCTGCTCCGACGCATGCGGCTGCTGCCACGGATCGTGTACGCACGTGTGGAACTACGAGCTTGCCACGCCGCTGCTGTTCGGCGGCCTGGCCGCGACGATGCGCGACGTCGAGTTCGCCCACGCCACCAACGCCGACGGCCTCATGAGCTTCCGCGTGAACCTGCCCCTGCAGCGGGCGACCGAGACCGCCTGGGGGGCGGCCGACGGGCAGATGGGCTGCATCATGAAGATGTACCGCGACTGGCAGCTCAGCGGCGACGACGCGATGCTCAATCGCCTCTGGCCCAAGGTCAAGAAAGCCCTGGAGTTCTGCTGGCTGCCGGGCGGATGGGACGCCGACAAGGACGGCGTGATGGAAGGCAGCCAGCACAACACGATGGACTGCGAGTACTTCGGCCCTAATCCCCAGATGGGGCTGTGGTACCTGGGCGCGCTGCGGGCCGGCGAGGAGATGGCCCGCCGCGTGGGCGACGAAGCCTTCGCCGCCACGTGTGGCGACCTCTTCACGCGCGGCAGCCGCTGGATCGACGCCAACCTGTTCAACGGCGAGTATTACATTCACGAGATCCGCGTGCCGAAAAAGCCCGAGGATGTGCGGGCCGGCACCGGCGGCTTCCCCGGCGTCAAGAAGCCCGACGAACTAACGCGCCAGCTCGGCGAGGGCTGCCTGGTCGATCAGCTCGTCGGGCAGTTCATGGCTCACGTGTGCGGGCTGGGCTACCTCGTCAAGCCCGCCCACATCCGCAAGACGCTGGCCAGCATCCTCAAATACAACCGCCGCGACAGCTTCCGCGACCACTTCAACTGCATGCGCGGATACGTCGTCGGCGACGAGGCCGCCATGCTTATGGCTGCCTACCCGTACAGCCGCCCGACGCAGCCGTTCCCGTACTTCACCGAGGTGATGACCGGCTTCGAATATGTCGCGGCGATCAACATGATCCAGGAAGGCATGACGGCCAAGGGGCTGCAGTGCATCCAGGATATCCGCGACCGCTATGACGGCCGCAAGAGGAGCCCCTTCGACGAAGCCGAGTGCGGGCATCACTACGCGCGAGCCATGGCGTCATGGGCGGCCGTTCCGGCGCTGACGGGTTTCCTTTATTCGGCCATCACCGGTAAGATGACCTTCGCCGCCAAGGCAGGCCAGCACTTCTGGTCGACCGGATACGCCTGGGGCAGGTGCGCGATCTCGCGCAAACGCGGCGCGATGACTGTTGAGCTGAAGGTGCTGGGCGGAAAGCTGAAGCTCAAGGCGCTGGAGCTGATGGGTCTTGGTGAAGTGTCCTTCAAGACGCTGCGCGACCTTCGCGCGGGCAAGACGATCAAGGCGAACTATGGAGTGCGGCAGCCTTAG
- a CDS encoding cellulase family glycosylhydrolase, whose product MGKQWSNEQAWKWYDKTPWLVGCNFLPSTAINDVEMWQGESFDEPTIARELGWAAAIGFNSIRVFLQYVVWEADPAGFMQRFERVLEIADANGMTVMPVLFDDCLFSGKQPRVGKQDDPAVGVHNSGWVPSPGKAIGEDPAKRPLLEQYITDMISRFADDPRVVVWDLYNEPGAAGEQFDSRSLLTATFDWAQAVRPSQPLTVGAFKGPGVDDVEQIQAKDECSRIMLTRSDVVSFHCYMPFKEALACVLSFKTLGRPMICTEWMARATMESLFQTHLPMWKEHRVGCYNWGLVAGRTQTFLPWNNPTRTMEPDAWHHDVLRKDGTPYDPAEIEALHKATGR is encoded by the coding sequence ATGGGCAAACAATGGTCAAACGAGCAGGCGTGGAAGTGGTATGACAAGACCCCGTGGCTGGTCGGGTGCAACTTCCTGCCCAGCACCGCGATCAACGACGTCGAGATGTGGCAGGGGGAGAGTTTCGACGAGCCGACCATCGCCCGCGAGTTGGGCTGGGCGGCGGCTATCGGGTTCAACTCGATCCGCGTCTTCCTGCAGTACGTTGTGTGGGAAGCCGACCCGGCCGGGTTCATGCAGCGTTTCGAGCGCGTGCTGGAGATCGCCGACGCCAACGGCATGACGGTCATGCCCGTGCTCTTCGACGACTGCCTGTTCTCGGGCAAGCAGCCGCGCGTGGGAAAGCAGGACGACCCGGCCGTCGGCGTACATAACAGCGGCTGGGTGCCCAGCCCGGGCAAGGCCATCGGCGAAGACCCCGCCAAGCGCCCCTTGCTCGAACAGTACATCACCGACATGATCAGCCGCTTCGCCGACGACCCGCGCGTCGTCGTGTGGGACCTGTACAACGAGCCCGGCGCCGCCGGCGAGCAGTTCGATTCGCGATCGCTGCTGACGGCCACCTTCGACTGGGCCCAGGCCGTCCGCCCCAGCCAGCCGCTGACCGTGGGCGCGTTCAAAGGCCCTGGCGTGGACGATGTCGAGCAGATCCAGGCCAAGGACGAGTGCAGCCGCATCATGCTTACCCGCAGCGACGTGGTGAGCTTCCACTGCTACATGCCATTCAAGGAAGCGCTGGCGTGCGTGCTGAGCTTCAAGACGCTCGGGCGGCCGATGATCTGCACCGAGTGGATGGCCCGCGCGACGATGGAGAGCCTTTTCCAGACGCACTTGCCGATGTGGAAGGAGCATCGCGTCGGCTGCTACAACTGGGGCTTGGTCGCCGGCCGCACGCAGACGTTCCTGCCCTGGAACAACCCCACGCGCACGATGGAACCCGATGCCTGGCACCACGACGTGCTGCGCAAAGATGGCACGCCGTATGACCCGGCGGAGATCGAAGCCCTGCACAAAGCAACCGGACGATGA
- a CDS encoding sugar phosphate isomerase/epimerase family protein, whose product MRLGICCDLDLVDAAAKAGFDYFEGRVAVVCVPEQDEAAFSRVLAQVKAAPIPCEALNGLMRGDIRITGPGADPAALERYAATVIERAARAQVKMVVFGSGGVRDVRDGFDRDKALDQIVDFGGVLADLAGRHGLTVALEPLNSRECNMINSVAEAVHVMQRINHPAFRVLVDGHHWGRDDLPVGDITDHAALLVHAHVATTPNRLAPGLEPCEKMKEFFAALNKIGYNARVSIEGKMNNPEADLPVALAAMKTLASAS is encoded by the coding sequence ATGCGATTGGGAATCTGCTGCGACTTGGACCTGGTCGATGCGGCGGCGAAGGCGGGTTTCGATTACTTTGAAGGTCGCGTGGCTGTGGTCTGCGTGCCGGAACAGGACGAGGCTGCCTTCAGTAGAGTGCTGGCGCAGGTCAAGGCGGCGCCCATTCCTTGCGAGGCCCTCAACGGCCTCATGCGCGGCGACATTCGCATCACCGGCCCCGGCGCCGATCCGGCGGCCCTTGAGCGATACGCGGCCACGGTGATCGAGCGGGCCGCGCGGGCGCAAGTGAAGATGGTGGTCTTCGGCTCCGGCGGCGTTCGGGACGTGAGGGATGGTTTCGATCGCGATAAGGCCCTCGACCAGATCGTCGACTTCGGCGGCGTGCTGGCCGACCTGGCCGGGCGGCATGGTCTGACCGTGGCACTAGAGCCCCTTAACAGCCGCGAGTGCAACATGATCAACTCCGTAGCCGAGGCGGTCCACGTAATGCAGCGGATCAATCATCCGGCTTTTCGCGTACTGGTCGACGGCCATCACTGGGGGCGCGACGACTTGCCCGTCGGCGACATCACCGACCACGCGGCGCTTCTGGTGCATGCGCACGTGGCTACCACGCCTAACCGTCTGGCCCCGGGCCTGGAGCCGTGCGAAAAAATGAAAGAGTTTTTCGCCGCCTTGAACAAGATCGGGTATAACGCCCGCGTATCGATCGAGGGAAAGATGAACAATCCGGAGGCCGACCTGCCGGTCGCATTGGCCGCGATGAAGACGCTGGCCTCCGCTAGTTAG
- a CDS encoding DUF362 domain-containing protein: MPAKVTFASARPKELRAEATLPALLDRMMADWDPAKRFKGKRVAIKMHLGGGMGFSTIHPLLAGRVVKAVKDAGGSPFVTDSPGAVAAAAARGYTAETLGCQLLPVAGVADKYIYSRRVNYRTMKTVELAGNIVDADAMIVLSHGKGHGHSGFGGAIKNIAMGCVDGPTRGRIHRLMAAAFEWDEKKCTGCLLCRDNCPNAAITFNDGKISIFDHHCKYCMHCQLACPQDAITIDQSGYRYFQHGMAVTTRECLKGFAPGNVLFVTALLSITPFCDCWGFTTPSLVPDIGILASDDIVAAETAALDLVKAEDFIEGSLPAPLKRSGKGHLFQQIHGKDPYIQIEECQKVGLGSPKYKLKEIQ, translated from the coding sequence ATGCCCGCCAAAGTGACGTTTGCTTCTGCCCGCCCCAAGGAACTCCGCGCCGAAGCCACCCTGCCCGCGCTGCTCGATCGCATGATGGCTGACTGGGACCCCGCCAAGCGGTTCAAGGGCAAGCGCGTGGCCATCAAGATGCACCTCGGCGGCGGAATGGGATTCTCCACCATCCACCCGCTGTTGGCCGGCCGCGTGGTCAAGGCCGTCAAGGACGCCGGCGGCTCGCCCTTCGTGACCGACTCGCCCGGCGCGGTGGCCGCGGCGGCAGCACGCGGGTACACCGCCGAGACGCTGGGCTGCCAGCTCTTGCCGGTGGCCGGCGTTGCCGACAAGTACATCTATTCGCGCCGCGTAAATTATCGCACGATGAAGACGGTAGAACTGGCCGGCAACATCGTCGACGCCGATGCGATGATCGTGCTCTCGCACGGCAAGGGGCACGGGCACAGCGGGTTCGGCGGGGCGATCAAGAACATCGCCATGGGCTGCGTTGACGGCCCCACGCGCGGGCGCATCCACCGCTTGATGGCCGCGGCGTTCGAGTGGGACGAGAAGAAATGCACCGGCTGTCTGCTCTGCCGCGACAACTGCCCTAACGCCGCCATCACGTTCAACGACGGCAAGATCAGCATCTTCGACCACCACTGCAAGTACTGCATGCACTGCCAGCTCGCCTGCCCCCAAGACGCCATCACCATCGACCAGAGCGGATACCGCTACTTCCAGCACGGCATGGCCGTCACCACCCGCGAGTGCCTCAAGGGCTTCGCTCCCGGCAATGTGCTGTTCGTCACGGCGCTGCTGTCGATCACGCCGTTCTGCGACTGCTGGGGCTTCACCACCCCTTCGCTCGTGCCGGACATCGGCATCCTCGCCAGCGACGACATCGTGGCGGCAGAGACGGCGGCCCTGGACCTGGTCAAGGCCGAGGACTTCATTGAGGGCTCGCTGCCGGCGCCGCTGAAGCGCAGCGGCAAGGGGCACCTGTTCCAGCAGATCCACGGCAAGGACCCGTACATCCAGATCGAGGAGTGCCAAAAGGTCGGCCTGGGCAGCCCCAAGTACAAGCTGAAAGAGATCCAGTAG
- a CDS encoding alpha-L-fucosidase, with product MPHPTTSKRESAMRSKEQRLEWFRDARFGMFMHWGLYSLLGRGEWVLNREKIPAAEYEALADQWKPKRGWARECARLAKRAGMKYMVLTAKHAEGFLLWDSKMSPYNAAQRGPGRDLVAEYVDACRAEGLRIGFYYCFMDWHHPDGEICEHDEAARKRFLDYSRGCVRELMTNYGKIDIMWYDCPWPLMSPERIEADSFNRMVRRLQPHILINDRSLVPQDFATTEMNMDPKDGQAWEACMKTNAEWGYVDYGQPEDWLTSRKVLDMIRHATLHGGNLLLNIGPTPEGSMPEGAYKMLLPIGKWLAKNGEAVYGRRVRDQKRYLDWTMIGHWTRQGNTAYYWIDRWIGSETVIAGFLAKVKRASILASGKPVKFKQVGDRVTLYGMPAANPDKNVHITVIKLECATYPHQELGMGRA from the coding sequence GTGCCGCACCCAACAACCTCTAAGCGAGAAAGTGCCATGAGATCAAAAGAACAACGCCTCGAATGGTTCCGCGACGCCCGCTTTGGGATGTTCATGCACTGGGGCCTGTACTCGCTTCTGGGGCGCGGCGAGTGGGTGCTCAACCGCGAGAAGATTCCCGCGGCAGAGTACGAGGCACTGGCTGACCAGTGGAAGCCCAAACGCGGATGGGCGCGGGAGTGTGCGCGCCTGGCGAAGCGAGCGGGGATGAAGTACATGGTCCTGACGGCCAAGCACGCCGAGGGGTTTCTGCTGTGGGACTCGAAGATGTCGCCCTACAACGCCGCGCAGCGCGGGCCCGGGCGAGACCTGGTCGCCGAGTACGTCGACGCCTGCCGGGCCGAAGGGCTGCGCATCGGCTTCTACTACTGCTTCATGGACTGGCATCATCCCGACGGCGAGATCTGCGAGCATGACGAAGCCGCCCGCAAGCGGTTCCTCGACTACTCGCGCGGGTGCGTCCGCGAACTGATGACCAACTACGGCAAGATCGACATCATGTGGTACGACTGCCCCTGGCCGCTCATGTCGCCCGAGCGGATCGAGGCCGACAGCTTCAACCGCATGGTGCGCCGCCTGCAGCCGCACATTCTGATCAACGACCGGTCGCTCGTACCGCAGGATTTCGCCACCACCGAAATGAACATGGACCCCAAGGACGGCCAGGCGTGGGAAGCGTGCATGAAGACCAACGCCGAATGGGGCTATGTGGACTACGGCCAGCCGGAAGACTGGCTCACCAGCCGCAAGGTGCTGGACATGATCCGCCACGCGACGCTGCACGGCGGCAACCTGCTGCTGAACATTGGCCCCACGCCCGAGGGCTCCATGCCCGAAGGCGCGTACAAGATGTTGCTGCCGATCGGAAAATGGCTCGCCAAGAACGGTGAGGCCGTTTACGGACGCCGCGTGCGCGACCAGAAACGCTATCTCGACTGGACGATGATCGGCCACTGGACGCGGCAGGGCAACACCGCGTATTACTGGATCGACCGCTGGATCGGCAGCGAAACGGTGATCGCCGGGTTCCTGGCGAAAGTCAAACGCGCGAGCATCCTGGCCAGCGGAAAACCGGTGAAGTTCAAACAAGTCGGCGACCGCGTGACGCTCTACGGCATGCCGGCCGCCAACCCCGACAAGAACGTGCATATTACCGTCATCAAGCTCGAGTGCGCCACCTACCCGCACCAGGAGCTAGGTATGGGACGCGCGTAA
- a CDS encoding alkaline phosphatase family protein: MRIAALCVALVALLGMISLLASDTLSAAPAADAKSKHVLVIGIDGCMPDAVQAAKAPNMKALAAAGTVTWDGFSGGVLGTPSRQNTKSMPSWNSVLMGVWCDKHLSISYRKWRPNHAQYPNMFQRLKTARPDAKSASIVTWKEINVDYRMTPGADYQANGKEDDATTALAVKHLTETNPDLVFIQLDQVDGAGEGFGFSPKSAKYMEAVEKVDTQVGQLVDALKKRGTYANEEWLIILVTDHGGTYRVNKDPKTGKEVINGSHGGDTPEERKIFVIVSGEAAQKQVVSPGPGLTVVAPTALHFLGVTYKPEWKLDAEPFGLKDYTPAGK, translated from the coding sequence ATGAGAATCGCCGCCTTGTGTGTTGCGTTGGTCGCTTTGCTGGGAATGATCTCGCTGCTGGCCTCTGACACGCTTTCGGCCGCGCCGGCCGCCGACGCCAAGAGCAAGCACGTGCTGGTGATCGGCATCGACGGGTGCATGCCCGACGCGGTGCAGGCCGCCAAGGCGCCGAACATGAAGGCGTTGGCCGCGGCGGGCACGGTCACCTGGGACGGCTTTTCCGGTGGGGTGCTGGGCACGCCCTCGCGCCAGAACACCAAGAGCATGCCCTCGTGGAACAGCGTGCTGATGGGCGTCTGGTGCGACAAGCACCTGTCGATCTCGTACCGCAAGTGGCGGCCCAACCACGCGCAGTACCCCAACATGTTCCAGCGCCTCAAGACCGCCAGGCCCGACGCCAAGAGCGCCTCCATCGTCACGTGGAAAGAGATCAACGTCGACTATCGCATGACCCCCGGGGCCGACTACCAGGCCAACGGCAAGGAGGACGACGCGACAACCGCCCTGGCCGTCAAACACCTGACGGAAACGAACCCCGACCTGGTGTTCATCCAGCTCGACCAGGTCGACGGCGCCGGCGAAGGATTCGGTTTCTCGCCCAAGAGCGCCAAGTACATGGAGGCCGTCGAGAAGGTCGACACCCAGGTCGGGCAGCTTGTCGATGCCCTCAAGAAGCGCGGCACGTATGCCAACGAGGAGTGGTTGATCATCCTGGTAACCGATCACGGCGGGACGTACCGCGTGAACAAGGATCCCAAGACCGGCAAGGAAGTGATCAACGGCTCTCACGGCGGCGACACGCCGGAGGAACGCAAGATCTTCGTGATCGTCAGCGGCGAAGCGGCCCAAAAGCAGGTCGTCTCACCCGGCCCGGGCCTGACCGTTGTGGCCCCCACCGCGCTGCACTTCCTGGGCGTGACCTACAAACCCGAATGGAAGCTCGACGCCGAACCCTTCGGCCTCAAGGACTACACGCCCGCAGGAAAATAG